From a single Triplophysa rosa linkage group LG17, Trosa_1v2, whole genome shotgun sequence genomic region:
- the LOC130568157 gene encoding docking protein 2-like, with product MKDFKVTVRRTEASERCGLKGSLLLRTDLDSLLLKDPKTGEVLYSWPYRFLRRFGRDKATFSFEAGRRCDSGEGNFEFDTKQGNSIFQSVEAAINVHRATLPQKQVSGAEREPVPSVPCLKATVDDSSVYSMVSEHQVREMPKQQQNPQPSKLEAPSEKLLTGVKSLNLDSRPPPRKSQVKNFRSCPLVNTEEETYSRAMAPALDRGSPGERREPKDRRSTCSNPEDSDYSLPFDSISKNVMADILAASNPPPTLVEPGSENEKKKVPENTEPLYDSIDETAIRTRYTHKSHSRPTSYKRVEHIYDEPEGCAMTPGGHPSLYDEPEEVKGHAWKMLGTVMDPSGHEYPYNASVDDYAVPKPPRRALLPEQDNEEEDSSPYDNIMVKVIQKNN from the exons ATGAAAGACTTCAAGGTAACAGTGAGACGCACAGAGGCTTCTGAGAGATGTGGACTGAAAGGTTCACTGTTGTTGCGGACAGATCTTGATAGCCTTCTTCTGAAAGACCCTAAAACTGGAGAGGTTTTGTATTCCTGGCCCTACAGATTCCTCCGGAGGTTCGGACGTGACAAG GCAACATTCTCCTTCGAAGCTGGCCGAAGATGTGACTCAGGGGAGGGTAACTTTGAGTTCGACACAAAGCAGGGAAACTCTATTTTTCAATCCGTGGAGGCTGCCATCAATGTGCACAGAGCCACTTTACCTCAAAAGCAGGTGTCGGGTGCAGAGCGAGAGCCTGTGCCCTCTGTTCCTTGCTTGAAAGCTACCGTGGACGACTCCAGCGTCTACAGTATGGTGTCCGAACATCAAGTCAGGGAGATgcccaaacaacaacaaaaccccCAGCCCTCAAAACTTGAAGCCCCATCAGAAAAACTTCTAACTGGTGTTAAGAGTCTGAACCTGGACTCCAGACCTCCACCACGTAAAAGCCAGGTCAAGAACTTTAGAAGTTGCCCCTTGGTCAACACCGAAGAGGAGACTTATTCCCGCGCCATGGCGCCAGCTCTGGATCGGGGCAGTCCCGGGGAGAGGAGAGAACCGAAGGACAGACGTTCCACATGCTCCAACCCTGAGGATTCTGACTACTCTTTGCCCTTTGACAGCATTTCCAAAAACGTCATGGCGGACATTTTGGCAGCATCTAACCCGCCACCAACTTTAGTAGAGCCAGGTTctgaaaacgaaaaaaaaaaagttccagaaaacacagaacCGCTGTACGACAGTATAGATGAAACTGCCATTAGAACCCGTTACACGCATAAAAGCCATTCTCGCCCGACCTCTTACAAAAGagtggagcacatctatgatgAACCTGAGGGTTGTGCTATGACCCCAGGTGGTCATCCGTCACTCTATGATGAACCAGaggaggtcaaaggtcatgccTGGAAGATGCTGGGTACGGTAATGGATCCAAGCGGTCACGAGTATCCGTACAACGCTAGTGTGGATGACTATGCCGTTCCCAAACCTCCAAGGAGGGCCTTGCTGCCAGAGCAGGACAATGAGGAGGAGGACAGTTCACCGTATGATAATATCATGGTGAAAGTAATACAAAAGAATAACTAA